One window of Gymnogyps californianus isolate 813 chromosome 10, ASM1813914v2, whole genome shotgun sequence genomic DNA carries:
- the P2RY1 gene encoding P2Y purinoceptor 1, whose protein sequence is MTEVLFSAALNGTEPNLLSSSGWSAGNATTKCSLTKTGFQFYYLPTVYILVFITGFLGNSVAIWMFVFHMRPWSGISVYMFNLALADFLYVLTLPALIFYYFNKTDWIFGDIMCKLQRFIFHVNLYGSILFLTCISVHRYTGVVHPLKSLGRLKKKNAVYISTLVWVIVVAVISPILFYSGTGIRRNKTTTCYDTTADDYLRSYFIYSMCTTVLMFCIPFILILGCYGLIVKALIYKDLDNSPLRRKSIYLVIIVLTVFAVSYLPFHVMKTLNLRARVDFQTPQMCAFNDKVYATYQVTRGLASLNSCVDPILYFLAGDTFRRRLSRATRKSSRRSEHNVQSKSEEMTLNILSDYKQNGDTSL, encoded by the coding sequence ATGACTGAAgtccttttctctgctgctttgaatGGAACTGAACCCAACCTGTTATCCAGCAGCGGCTGGTCTGCGGGAAACGCCACCACCAAGTGTTCCCTGACCAAAACTGGCTTCCAGTTCTATTACCTGCCCACCGTCTACATTCTGGTCTTCATCACTGGGTTTTTGGGCAACAGCGTGGCCATCTGGATGTTTGTCTTCCACATGAGGCCTTGGAGCGGCATCTCAGTTTACATGTTCAACTTGGCGCTGGCCGATTTCTTGTACGTCTTGACTCTGCCCGCCCTCATCTTTTACTACTTCAACAAAACAGACTGGATCTTCGGAGATATCATGTGCAAGCTGCAGAGGTTCATCTTCCATGTGAACCTGTACggcagtattttgtttctgactTGCATAAGTGTGCACAGGTACACGGGAGTGGTGCACCCCTTGAAGTCGCTGGGGAGGCTGAAGAAGAAGAACGCGGTGTACATCAGCACCCTGGTCTGGGTCATTGTGGTGGCCGTGATTTCTCCAATACTCTTCTACTCGGGAACGGggataaggagaaataaaaccacgACGTGCTACGACACAACAGCCGACGATTACCTGAGAAGTTACTTCATTTACAGCATGTGCACCACCGTGCTTATGTTCTGCATCCCGTTCATTCTGATTCTTGGTTGCTATGGGCTCATTGTGAAAGCTTTGATTTACAAAGATTTGGACAATTCTCCTCTCAGGAGAAAGTCGATTTACCTGGTTATTATTGTGTTGACGGTCTTTGCTGTGTCTTACCTTCCCTTCCACGTGATGAAGACCTTAAATCTAAGAGCAAGGGTGGATTTTCAGACTCCGCAAATGTGTGCCTTCAACGATAAGGTTTATGCCACTTACCAAGTGACGAGGGGTCTGGCCAGCCTCAACAGCTGTGTCGACCCTATTCTTTACTTTCTGGCAGGAGATACCTTTCGAAGGCGGCTTTCCAGGGCGACCAGGAAATCGTCCAGAAGAAGTGAACACAATGTGCAGTCCAAAAGCGAGGAAATGACTCTCAATATTTTGTCAGATTATAAACAGAACGGAGATACCAGTTTGTGA